Below is a genomic region from Populus trichocarpa isolate Nisqually-1 chromosome 15, P.trichocarpa_v4.1, whole genome shotgun sequence.
aatattttttttattttttaaaaattatttttgatattagcgcattaaaataatctaaaaataccaaaaaaaatattaatttgaagcaaagcattttttgtttcaaatttttaaattttactaagatgttttaaaaaattactaataagaaaaaaaagagccaaTCTAAGGTGGCCTGGCAATTGAAAAGTCACGAACATTTATAATTTGCTGTCGTTTATGTAACCAACAAAAGCCTATTTTCTTCATGTGGGTCAACTGGATTAATTACCATTGATAGTATTGTCGTTGTGAACTTTGTCACTGCTCATGCCTAATAATTTCAACTGTTTAAAAAACTTGCTTAAAAAGCAATAATTATGGGGAAGAAATCGTAGCCACCACAACAATCACACACTCTATCTATGACTAGTATATAAGCAGAGCAGGCCTCCCTTTTTATGCATAGCCtccatatattataaaatattgaggtacaATTACTACTCCAGATTTCAAAACTTCTTTCTACCTACCTCTCTTCGACAAGggtttgttaataattataaatatctcCATATTTACAGTAAACATTTTGCTGCAACAACAATGGAAGGAGCTGGGAGCAGTGAATATAGAAAAGCGTTTTGGACAGCGGAGGAAGATAGAATCTTGATGGATTACGTAAAGGCGCATGGCAAAGGGAAGTGGAATCGTGCAGCAAAAGTCACAGGCCagaacttcttttttctttttctttttttccatgttgaaggaattgatgctagTTTTAGTGCTCgtggcatgttttttttatcagctaAAAGATTTGAATGTTGTGGTTTAGGCCTCAAGAGGTGTGGCAAAAGCTGCAGGTTAAGATGGATAAATTATCTAAGCCCTAGTGTTAAGCACGGGGGTTTCTCAGAGGAAGAAGATGACCTTATCATCCGGCTCCATAAGCTTCTTGGCAATAGGTTTCTCTTCATCTCTTATCAACGTTACATAATTTTGAGTTAGCATTCTTCTGATTCATTTTTCCCTAGCTAAATGCGCTGGGCTTTgttgtttattattaaatacCAAATTAATATATGTTCTTATACtttccctttatttatttatttaggtgGTCCTTAATTGCTGGTCGGGTCCCGGGAAGAACAGATAATCAAGTGAAGAATCATTGGAACACTCGTATAAGCAAAAAACTTGGAATCAAGAAGGGAAAGTGTAAAATTAGTGATTCTTCGTCAAAATTCTCCAAGAAATTAGAGGCTAATTTCCATATTAAATTAAGTTCAAATGATGAACCAATTTCTTGTAATAATAACACTACTGAAATTGAACTCCAAAATGTGATAGAAAGCAGTCATGAGAAGGCAAAAGAAATCACAAGCACCCATGAGCCAACAATAAGGAGTGATTGCTTTGAGAATTTTTGGCTTTCTATTGATGAACCATATCTATGTACTCCTAGCTTAATGGAACTTTCAGACGAgtctcttggtttttttatggcATGAAATGTAAAGCTCCATTTTGTAATATTTCGACAAATCTCtttttaataagataatttttttcctattctatttttttttcccctgtgAGTTCACAGGTGCACGCACGTGTTCACATATATGATGTCCTGAAATGAGGCTCAAGATTTTCAGCAACTCAATGCCAATATTTGCATAGTCTCAACAAACATATTTACAAATATGTAAAAGTGCATGTGGGGATAAGTCGCCATTTTTTTGTGGCTGTACCCTACAAGAATTGAGAAATGCGTGGCgtttttttagaagaaagaagaaaaaaaggcaaatCTTGTTGAAAGATACACTTAGATTAATTAATCCATActtttgaaactttcaaaattgattattattaattagattaatgGAGCAAGTGGCTGTTTGTTTGTATTCCAAtttatgtttctaaaaaaatttagattttttagaataaaattattttttatatttttaaatcgatttgatctaatgttaaaaataatttttaaaaataaaaaatatatttttaaaaaatttcaaagttaaaattattttaaaatacaatcattACCATCCTTATAAACATTCTTGAAGCTACCAAAGAGGTCTTATAAGATTTTCTCACCATATGAAATTAAACTAATTGAAATTGAGGTAGAAGGTTTtgcatttgaaatttgaaattgagGTATGATTATTactatttgatttgattgtaatgtattaaaataatatttgtttatttttttaaaaattatttttaatgttattacatcaaaataatctgaaaatactaaaaaatattaatttaaagcaaaaaaataaaataaattcaaattttttaaaacctttttcaaaaagcaaaaataaacaaCCCAATAACCCAAATTGGTTTAATAGGTTCATGTGTAAGACCGGGGAAAGTAGTTAACCATGCATGAGAGGACACACTAAACCAGGATTCCTACTATGAAATTAAGAATGCTCAACTTTGCTAGCCAGACTCTTGTCTTCGGTTTAACGCGTACAGCATGCCCGTATTCTTTATTCTTACTTTTTCCATGTTTCAACTCAGTAAATCTCATAAAGAGATGCTATATTAAGTGAAAAGCCATCTAGTTAGATGATTGAGTAACACTAACAGGGCCTAATCCGACAAGATACATAGTCATATAAAAGAAATGTCCCATATTTTGTCAAGTTTGCAGCTTTCTTGGTACCTTAATTAATACCTTCATCTTAATTTACTTGTAATGAAACCTTAGACTATTAAATCGGCTTTGAAATATTGGTTTGATGATTTCGATTGGTTTGGAATTAAACTACTGGGTCACTAATGTAACTGAAACTGCCAATTAAGGATTCAATTGCTTATGAAAGTGCACCAGGTTTGGACTGCAGGAAGTAGCTGGCAAATTCCAGAAAATGCATCGACAAAAAGACTATGAATTTCTTGTCAGAATATTGAGTCATGTACCAACGACAGTCAAGTGCAGTATCTACTAGTAGTTGATAAGAAGATGGGCACCATTTGAAGGGACTAACTGTGAGTGTTTCTGCATCACattttcattccttttcttctacCTTCTTGGTGTTACTATGGGATCCTTGAACTGTTGAATTTTCCATATATATAGTTGTACGTACGGCCATTCTTTAGTACTCTCGATCTGTCGAATATATAAATCACTCACATTGAAAAGGGGCATAATTAGTGGGGGAAATGATTGTAATATTTATGGAAATCCTAGGGCTCTGCTGTTAAGCTCCCAGAATGCACCAAGACAATGAGAAGCCTTGAAGGAGTCACCATGGCCATGTTGAAAAGGATTACATAACACATACGAGTGctgccaaaaagaaaaactattttactATCATATAATTCCCAGACAAACTAGATAATTCTTAGGAAATTAGTCCTGCATGCACCCCCGTAGTGGGTTGCTTTCCCTGACTTCTTTTCACAACTCTATATATTCTCTTGTATTTACCTTGCATGCATTTTCAACAACATACTAATTAGCCATCATGGaaacaggagaaaaaaaaaaaggttaaggcTGGGGGATTGAGTTTCAAAGGTTGGCCTGATATCTGTAGGTTTTGGCTTACTTTCCAGCCAAGATTCTTTCTACCCAATTGAATTGCATTCACACCATCCATTAAAATGTACTTTGTAGGGTACATATTTATTGTTCATTTTACTTTATCTTCCAACTTTACTCTTTTTTATTGATGGAGTTCTTATGTCAGAACCACTAGAAAATTAATCAAAGAGCCTAGTCCAAAAAGGTTTGAACTCTTTGTCAATGGTGGAGGAAACATGTCAATCTCTACTAATAATAACTGACTTGTAATATACTGCGAGtcaaaacttttcttttctttttcaatgtaaaCAGAATATTCAGGTTAGTattctacaataaaaaaattaattattaatttaaaatttaatgtatatatttaataaaataaattaaaaattaataaatgctAAAAGAATCTTAACACtaactaaaaattaagttgTAAAGTTCAGAAATTGACACAAATGAGAATACTTGTAGTGTTTTTAActacacaaatattttttttataagaagtcTTCATTTCCTTATCAATTTAAATTCcgttgatataaaataatttgctagTAAAAGCTTccctttttcttattaatatctttgattttaaaaaatctaacagTTTTTTCTCtatcattaatttgattaaaaaaaaactaaaagaatttaTAAGATATAAccatgaaaatcaagaaaattaaaatagaaataaaaaacataccTCCCTAATTGTTCTGACTCTTTACTGtgctcattttctttctaaaacttTTCACCAGGATATTTTTTCATGGACGacattttatcattatttcaaAGCaattttcaattctaaaaaaactatGCCCTAGTAATTTTAATGTGAGTGTTTTAAAGAATGTAATAATAACACAATGCTTGTATATTGTTATATGAAACTCTTTAGAAGTGTCATTAAACTCAACTTAGTTGATCATTCTTGAAACATTTCAATGTGAATCCTTGTCTAGTCTAGGTTTTCAAACTAAATCATATGGATATTAACGTGATGTGACATGTTTAACTTGATTGACCTAAAAACAACCTGAAAGATTGGTAAACAGTGGCTTGAATTACAAGAAATTCAagacaacattatttttttaatactgagaAGGTGACATATTGGATTGGTCCAAGTCAACCCGTTGAACTTGCAATTCGGGTCATGAACCCGCCTaggtttaataagttttttttaaaactatttttatttaattatatgataaaaattcaataatctCAACAtagcaattcaaaaaataaaaaatgatggacTTTGCAAAAAGAATAATGGTTCAAGACcaaagtaaaatttaaatagaatttaataaaataaaacaaaatccttCATTGATCTAGGgatttaaaagaaatcaaatatattatattttaaattatttaatttttaaaagtttaaatatGAATTgtcaagatttgttttttaaaagaaactagACGTTTGATCATAGGCGACCTACAAATAAGCTCAAGCCCACATGCTTgagtcttttttatttcttcttcaaattagaCAGACAATGTGTCATAcacctgatttttttaaaaagaattaaatgacGTGTTGTTGTCCTGCCTAAATTTCAGCCACCATAGAGGTAGGCGGAAAATCAAGGTTGTGTTTTTCgatttaaaaacctatttttca
It encodes:
- the LOC7457736 gene encoding transcription factor WER isoform X2, translated to MEGAGSSEYRKAFWTAEEDRILMDYVKAHGKGKWNRAAKVTGLKRCGKSCRLRWINYLSPSVKHGGFSEEEDDLIIRLHKLLGNRWSLIAGRVPGRTDNQVKNHWNTRISKKLGIKKGKCKISDSSSKFSKKLEANFHIKLSSNDEPISCNNNTTEIELQNVIESSHEKAKEITSTHEPTIRSDCFENFWLSIDEPYLCTPSLMELSDESLGFFMA
- the LOC7457736 gene encoding transcription factor WER isoform X1 gives rise to the protein MEGAGSSEYRKAFWTAEEDRILMDYVKAHGKGKWNRAAKVTGQNFFFLFLFFHVEGIDASFSARGMFFLSAKRFECCGLGLKRCGKSCRLRWINYLSPSVKHGGFSEEEDDLIIRLHKLLGNRWSLIAGRVPGRTDNQVKNHWNTRISKKLGIKKGKCKISDSSSKFSKKLEANFHIKLSSNDEPISCNNNTTEIELQNVIESSHEKAKEITSTHEPTIRSDCFENFWLSIDEPYLCTPSLMELSDESLGFFMA